A genomic window from Flavobacterium johnsoniae includes:
- a CDS encoding OmpA family protein: MRKLYILCLILSVTFSFAQKTNLKKADALFRDYAYLDASKAYEEILQNIKDPSTQTLKNAADSYYFISDSRNALKWYRKLYEAQGNNLTDIYYLRYIQSMKAVMDYDEADKITKEYLDKKGDKAEINRYVDQKKYMDSVSKTKPLYTIKNLDINTSKSDFGATFFKDNIVFTSARDTTKFSEKLYTWNNQPFLNLYFAERNPADGSLFNETVFLPNVMTKYHEATASFDSQGKTIYYSTNIVKKNKLVIDEARINNFQIIKGSIVDNKLENPQKVFFDSEEYSVGHPALSEDGQWLFFASDMPGGYGETDLYVVKIAGDGTMSTPANLGPTINTIGNEVFPFFQNGVLYFSSDGHYGYGDLDVYESKFLSDGNFTTPRNLGAPVNSNKDDFSFIIDRAGTYGYLSSNRAGGKGDDDIYSFVKGKPVCNQSISGMAIDHKSKKPLADVTIMAYNSFSEILGETTTNFEGKYAIEVPCNKVVKMIAAKPNYSSDDKTVETTGNNGGEIKDVNFELSNYDDLVVKKKGVEKVDVNPIYFDYDKFDITPKAIEELSKVVFIMQKFPKIIIKIESHTDSRGKDAYNLKLSDNRAKSTRDYILSQGIDPSRIESAIGYGESRLINKCKNGVKCTEEEHLLNRRSDFIIIQK; this comes from the coding sequence ATGAGAAAACTATATATCCTATGTTTAATTTTGAGCGTTACGTTTAGTTTCGCTCAAAAAACAAATTTGAAGAAAGCCGATGCTTTGTTTAGAGATTATGCCTACTTAGATGCTTCTAAAGCTTATGAGGAAATTCTGCAAAACATCAAAGATCCTTCAACTCAGACATTAAAAAATGCAGCAGATTCGTATTATTTTATTTCTGATTCTAGAAATGCACTTAAATGGTATAGAAAACTGTATGAAGCTCAAGGGAATAATCTGACTGATATTTATTATTTGCGTTATATCCAATCGATGAAAGCCGTTATGGATTATGATGAAGCAGATAAAATTACGAAAGAGTATCTGGATAAAAAAGGAGATAAAGCAGAAATTAACCGATATGTTGATCAAAAGAAATACATGGACAGCGTATCGAAAACAAAACCGCTTTATACCATTAAAAATTTAGATATTAATACTAGTAAATCAGATTTTGGAGCTACATTCTTCAAAGATAATATCGTGTTTACATCTGCTCGTGATACAACTAAGTTTAGCGAAAAATTGTATACTTGGAACAATCAGCCATTTTTAAATTTATATTTCGCAGAAAGAAATCCTGCTGATGGAAGTTTGTTTAATGAAACGGTTTTTCTACCAAATGTAATGACGAAGTATCATGAAGCGACAGCAAGTTTTGATTCTCAAGGAAAAACCATTTATTATTCTACTAATATTGTAAAGAAAAACAAACTGGTTATTGATGAAGCAAGAATTAATAATTTTCAAATTATCAAAGGATCAATTGTAGATAATAAATTAGAAAATCCACAAAAAGTATTTTTTGATAGTGAAGAATATTCGGTAGGACATCCTGCTTTAAGCGAAGACGGACAATGGCTTTTCTTTGCATCAGATATGCCAGGCGGTTACGGAGAAACAGATTTATATGTAGTAAAAATTGCAGGCGATGGTACAATGAGTACACCAGCCAATCTCGGGCCAACTATTAATACAATTGGTAATGAAGTATTTCCATTTTTCCAAAACGGAGTCTTGTATTTTTCTTCTGATGGTCATTACGGTTACGGAGATCTAGATGTTTACGAAAGTAAATTTTTATCCGATGGAAATTTTACAACACCAAGAAATCTTGGAGCGCCAGTAAATAGCAATAAAGATGATTTTTCTTTTATAATTGACAGAGCGGGTACTTATGGTTATTTGTCTTCTAATAGAGCCGGAGGAAAAGGCGATGATGACATCTATTCTTTCGTAAAAGGAAAACCAGTTTGCAACCAAAGTATTTCTGGAATGGCAATCGATCATAAAAGCAAGAAACCGTTAGCAGATGTAACCATTATGGCTTACAACTCATTTAGTGAGATTTTGGGCGAAACCACAACAAACTTTGAAGGGAAATATGCTATAGAAGTTCCCTGTAATAAAGTAGTTAAAATGATCGCAGCAAAACCAAATTACAGCAGCGATGACAAAACGGTAGAAACAACAGGTAATAATGGTGGTGAAATTAAAGATGTAAACTTTGAATTGAGTAACTATGATGATCTGGTTGTGAAGAAAAAAGGAGTAGAAAAAGTAGATGTAAATCCGATTTACTTTGACTACGATAAATTTGATATTACACCAAAAGCTATAGAAGAATTGTCTAAAGTAGTTTTCATTATGCAGAAATTCCCAAAAATAATTATTAAAATCGAATCGCATACAGATTCACGCGGAAAAGACGCTTACAACTTGAAACTGTCAGACAATAGAGCAAAATCAACAAGAGATTATATTCTTTCACAAGGAATTGATCCATCTCGAATTGAAAGCGCAATTGGTTATGGCGAATCTCGCTTGATTAATAAATGTAAAAATGGTGTAAAATGTACAGAAGAGGAGCACTTGTTGAATAGACGTTCCGATTTTATCATTATTCAAAAATAG
- the ligA gene encoding NAD-dependent DNA ligase LigA, with protein sequence MSIQETIQNLRNELNQHNYNYYVLDNATISDYDFDVKLKELQDLENKHPEFFDENSPTQRVGGAITKNFKTIAHQYRMYSLDNSYSKEDLLDWENRIQRVLGNVNLQYTCELKYDGASISISYENGKLVQALTRGDGFQGDEVTNNIKTIKSIPLHLKGNYPDKFDIRGEIILPFAGFEKMNQELIEIGETPYSNPRNTASGSLKLQDSAEVAKRPLECLLYFVTGNNLPFSSQFEGLESARNWGFKVPKEAKLVNNMHEVFDFIDYWDVHRHNLPYETDGVVIKVNSIQHQEELGYTAKSPRWAIAYKFKSEQVSTKLKSISYQVGRTGAITPVANLEPVQLAGTIVKRASLHNADQIEKLDIRINDTVFVEKGGEIIPKIIAVDLDKRPENSEPTQYITHCPECQTELVRNEGEANHYCPNFYGCPPQIIGRVQHYISRKAMDIEGLGGETVALLFKNNLVHNYADLYELKVEDILHLERMAQKSAENLVNGVQKSKEIPFESVLFALGIRFVGETVAKKLAKHYKNIDALSQASLMDLILVDEIGERIAKSVIEFFENEENKKIIERLKSYGIQFEIEEKINPNATEKFVGKTFVVSGVFSQFSRDELKKTIEDNGGKVGSSISAKTDFVVAGDNMGPAKLEKATKLNIPILSEEDFLNKLNETE encoded by the coding sequence ATGAGCATTCAAGAGACCATTCAAAACCTTAGAAATGAACTTAATCAACACAATTATAATTATTATGTGTTAGACAATGCTACAATTTCAGATTATGATTTTGATGTAAAATTGAAAGAGCTTCAAGATTTAGAAAACAAGCATCCAGAATTTTTTGATGAGAATTCGCCAACACAAAGAGTCGGTGGCGCAATTACCAAAAATTTTAAAACAATCGCACATCAATATAGAATGTATTCTTTAGACAATTCATATTCTAAAGAAGATCTTTTAGATTGGGAAAATCGTATTCAAAGAGTATTAGGAAATGTTAATTTGCAATATACTTGCGAATTGAAATATGATGGCGCTTCTATTAGTATTAGTTACGAAAACGGAAAATTAGTTCAAGCATTAACGCGTGGTGACGGTTTTCAAGGAGATGAGGTAACGAATAATATTAAAACTATAAAATCAATTCCTTTGCATTTAAAAGGAAACTATCCAGATAAATTTGATATTCGTGGCGAAATAATTCTTCCATTTGCCGGATTCGAAAAAATGAATCAGGAATTAATTGAAATTGGAGAAACACCATATTCAAATCCAAGAAATACAGCTTCAGGAAGTTTAAAACTGCAAGATAGTGCTGAAGTTGCTAAAAGACCTTTAGAATGTTTATTGTATTTTGTTACAGGAAATAATTTGCCATTTTCTTCACAATTTGAAGGTTTAGAATCGGCGAGAAATTGGGGCTTTAAAGTTCCAAAAGAAGCAAAGTTGGTCAATAACATGCACGAAGTTTTTGACTTTATAGATTATTGGGATGTTCACCGCCATAATCTTCCTTACGAAACAGACGGAGTTGTAATTAAAGTAAACAGCATTCAGCATCAGGAAGAATTAGGTTATACAGCAAAATCGCCTCGTTGGGCTATAGCTTATAAATTTAAATCTGAACAAGTTTCAACAAAATTAAAATCAATTTCTTATCAAGTTGGAAGAACGGGTGCTATAACGCCAGTTGCTAATTTAGAGCCTGTACAGCTTGCAGGAACTATTGTAAAAAGAGCTTCTCTTCACAACGCAGATCAAATCGAAAAACTAGATATTAGAATAAATGATACCGTTTTTGTTGAAAAAGGCGGAGAAATTATTCCAAAAATCATTGCAGTAGATTTAGATAAACGTCCTGAAAATTCTGAACCAACACAATATATAACACATTGTCCTGAATGCCAGACGGAATTGGTTAGAAATGAAGGCGAAGCGAATCACTATTGCCCTAATTTCTACGGTTGCCCTCCGCAAATTATCGGAAGAGTGCAGCATTACATTTCAAGAAAAGCAATGGATATTGAAGGACTTGGAGGAGAAACCGTAGCTTTACTTTTCAAAAATAATTTAGTTCATAATTATGCCGATCTTTATGAACTGAAAGTAGAAGATATTCTGCATTTAGAAAGAATGGCGCAAAAATCTGCCGAAAACTTGGTAAATGGAGTTCAGAAATCAAAAGAAATTCCATTTGAAAGTGTATTATTTGCACTTGGAATTCGTTTTGTTGGCGAAACTGTAGCTAAGAAATTGGCTAAACATTATAAAAATATCGATGCACTAAGCCAAGCTTCGTTAATGGATTTGATTTTGGTTGATGAAATTGGAGAAAGAATTGCAAAAAGCGTTATTGAATTCTTTGAAAACGAAGAAAATAAGAAAATTATAGAACGTTTAAAAAGCTACGGAATACAATTTGAAATTGAAGAAAAAATAAATCCAAATGCTACAGAAAAATTCGTTGGAAAAACATTCGTAGTTTCGGGAGTTTTTAGTCAATTTTCAAGAGATGAATTGAAGAAAACCATTGAAGACAATGGAGGGAAAGTGGGAAGCTCTATTTCTGCAAAAACAGATTTTGTTGTTGCAGGAGATAATATGGGACCAGCAAAATTAGAAAAAGCGACTAAATTGAATATTCCAATATTATCTGAAGAAGATTTTTTAAACAAATTAAATGAAACCGAATAA
- a CDS encoding bifunctional metallophosphatase/5'-nucleotidase → MKRREFIEKTAASTALLSLGLSLSSFETNDIKHLTVLHTNDVHSHIDPFPADDPRNPNKGGVSRRAALIETIRKENPNVLLLDAGDIFQGTPYFNYYGGELEFKLMSMMKYDASTIGNHDFDNGLDGLYAQLPHATFDFINSNYDFKNTVMDGQVKPYKIFNKNGIKVGVFGVGIELAGLVDKKMYLETVYNDPVEVAQDMTKLLKHEQKCDLVICLSHIGYNYKDDADKISDLKFAAQTQDIDLIIGGHTHTFLDKPTVVKNKAGKDVLVNQVGCYGINLGRIDFYFDKDKAHTNQSASIVV, encoded by the coding sequence ATGAAAAGAAGAGAGTTTATAGAAAAAACAGCAGCAAGTACTGCCCTATTAAGTTTAGGATTGTCTTTGAGCAGTTTTGAAACTAACGATATTAAACATTTAACTGTTTTACATACTAATGATGTGCATAGCCATATCGATCCTTTTCCTGCTGATGATCCGCGTAATCCTAATAAAGGTGGTGTTTCTCGTCGTGCGGCATTAATTGAAACTATTCGTAAAGAAAACCCAAATGTGCTTTTATTAGACGCAGGAGATATTTTTCAAGGAACTCCATATTTTAATTATTATGGAGGAGAATTGGAATTTAAATTAATGAGCATGATGAAATATGATGCTTCGACAATTGGAAATCATGATTTTGACAATGGTCTTGACGGATTATACGCTCAACTTCCACATGCTACTTTTGATTTTATCAATTCGAATTACGATTTTAAAAATACGGTTATGGATGGTCAGGTAAAACCATACAAAATCTTCAATAAAAACGGAATTAAAGTTGGTGTTTTTGGTGTTGGAATTGAATTAGCTGGTTTAGTAGACAAAAAAATGTATCTGGAAACAGTTTACAACGATCCTGTTGAAGTGGCTCAAGATATGACGAAACTTCTAAAACACGAACAGAAATGTGATTTAGTAATCTGTCTTTCTCACATTGGATACAATTACAAAGATGACGCTGACAAAATTTCTGATTTGAAATTTGCAGCTCAAACCCAAGACATCGATTTGATTATTGGCGGACACACTCATACTTTCTTAGACAAACCAACTGTTGTAAAAAACAAAGCTGGAAAAGATGTTTTGGTTAACCAAGTTGGTTGTTACGGAATTAACTTAGGCAGAATTGACTTTTATTTCGATAAAGACAAAGCTCACACTAACCAAAGCGCCTCTATTGTTGTATAG
- a CDS encoding 5'-nucleotidase C-terminal domain-containing protein, whose protein sequence is MVKLKKYNGFLKLFVIFLTLFSISSCGTKNYNLTKIEGKQLPVTEKASETPEIESFIKPYRDHINQDLDNVLAYCPETLDKSTGKWQTSIGSLLADVCLQRGNTVFKARENKDIDLCLLNHGGIRAILPKGNVTTRSAFEIMPFENNLVVLALKGEQIQDIAAYIIKEKKPQPLSGMTFTITKQNTAKNIQIQGKPLDLNKTYYVATNDYLANGGDSMTFFAKSTQKFDLNYKLRNVLIDYFKEVDTVLAPKNIRITEE, encoded by the coding sequence ATGGTAAAACTAAAAAAGTATAACGGATTTTTAAAACTTTTTGTTATATTCTTAACACTTTTTTCAATCTCTTCTTGCGGAACGAAAAATTACAATTTAACTAAGATCGAAGGAAAACAGCTTCCTGTTACAGAAAAAGCTTCGGAAACACCAGAAATTGAATCCTTTATAAAGCCTTATCGCGATCACATTAACCAAGATTTAGATAATGTTTTAGCTTATTGTCCTGAAACGCTAGACAAAAGCACAGGAAAATGGCAAACTAGCATTGGAAGTTTATTAGCTGACGTTTGTTTGCAAAGAGGAAATACTGTTTTTAAAGCGCGTGAAAATAAAGATATAGATTTATGTCTTTTAAATCATGGAGGTATTCGCGCTATTCTTCCTAAAGGAAATGTGACTACAAGATCTGCTTTTGAAATCATGCCTTTTGAAAACAATCTCGTAGTATTAGCGCTAAAAGGTGAGCAAATTCAAGATATTGCGGCTTATATAATAAAGGAGAAAAAACCTCAGCCTTTATCTGGAATGACTTTTACGATTACAAAACAGAATACCGCTAAAAACATTCAAATTCAAGGAAAACCACTTGATCTTAATAAGACTTATTATGTTGCAACCAATGATTATTTGGCAAATGGTGGCGACAGCATGACTTTCTTTGCAAAAAGCACTCAAAAATTCGATCTAAACTATAAGCTTAGAAATGTATTAATTGATTATTTTAAAGAAGTAGATACCGTTCTTGCTCCGAAAAATATCAGAATTACTGAAGAATAA
- a CDS encoding DUF6913 domain-containing protein → MFLNYIKEFFVKKSLKNNLSNENDKVFSRNVQTIGLLIDESNFEDSESLIKELTLQGIALENIKVVAYEAKFKEKAIYLRPTFGKKHISWNGEIAENFLNEFINLEFDVLLSYYDVENVFLMMITNKSKAKFKVGFSNVDNRLNRLMINTELQNYKLFISELFRYLKNIK, encoded by the coding sequence ATGTTTTTGAATTATATAAAGGAGTTTTTTGTAAAAAAATCATTAAAAAATAACTTGAGTAATGAAAATGACAAAGTTTTTTCCAGAAACGTTCAAACAATTGGTTTATTGATAGATGAAAGTAATTTTGAAGATTCAGAATCTTTAATTAAAGAATTAACGCTTCAGGGAATTGCTTTAGAAAACATAAAAGTTGTTGCTTACGAAGCTAAATTCAAAGAAAAAGCAATCTATTTACGACCTACTTTTGGTAAAAAACACATTAGTTGGAACGGCGAAATAGCAGAAAATTTTTTAAACGAATTTATAAATTTAGAGTTTGATGTTTTGTTGAGTTATTATGATGTCGAGAATGTCTTTTTAATGATGATTACAAATAAGTCGAAAGCTAAATTTAAAGTCGGATTTTCTAATGTAGACAATAGATTAAACCGTTTGATGATCAATACAGAATTACAAAACTATAAACTGTTCATTTCGGAATTGTTTAGGTATTTAAAAAATATAAAATAA